The sequence CTCCTCCAGCCGATCCGCCCGGCGCGCCACCAGAACCACTCGCCAGCCTTCTCCGGCCAGGGCCCTCGCGGTGGCGGCCCCGATACCACTCGAAGCACCGGTGACGACTGCAATGGGCGTGCCCTCCCAGTTCATCCTGTGAGGTTACACCAGCTCCAGACGACGCGAATCCTCCTCGAGGACAGAATACTCACCCACCTCGTCGCGAACCAAGAAGTCACCAAGACAGCAAGAAATGGAAGTGCTCTTCCGACTCAGTCACGACCCCTTTGCGGCTCTGCGCATTTGCGTGGGCGGGTGGCCGGGTGGGCTTTGCGTTCATTCGGGCGCCTGGGCGGATCTCCGTTGATCTGCGTGATCTGCGGTTTCGTTTTCGGCAGGCGGACCTTGGGGGGGGTTGGGCGGAAATTCGAAATCCGAAATTCGAAATTCGAAATGTGAATGAACTCTGTGCCCTCTGTGGTTCTTCCGGCCGGCGGATCTCGCTAGCCGTTCGCAGGCACCCACCACGGGGCGAGGCGAGCGGTGAGGGCTCGCCACGCGGCATCGGTATCGGCGATTGCGTCTCCGCCGAGCTTCTCGAGCAGGGCGTCGGCGAGCACCAGCGCCAGCATCGCTTCGACGATCACGGGGGCCGCTCCGATCGCCGTGACATCCGACCGCTCCCAGGCGGTCTCACCGGCCTCACCGGTTGCCAGATCAACCGACGGCAGCCCACGGCGCAGGGTCGATATCGGCTTGAAAAAGGCCCGCACCACGAGGTCGGCACCGTTGGTCACCCCGCCTTCGAGCCCCCCGGCCCGATTGCTCGTCCGCAGGAGGCGTCCTTTAACACGTTGGTAGGGATCGTGCGCCTCCGAGCCGAGCACCGACGCAACCTCGATGCCATCGCCGATGGTGGCCGCCTTGACCGACGGGATGGCGACCAACGCCTGTACGATCCGCCCGTCCAGCTTCCGGTCCCAGTGGACGTAGGAACCGAGCCCCGGGGGCAGCCCGCGCACCACCGCACCGACCACGCCGCCCATGGTCTCACCCTTCTCCCGCGCCGCTCGCACCGCTTCCACCAGCCGTTGCTCGTCATCGGGCCGCGGTGTCACAAGCGGCGATTCGAGGTCGACCGAATCCAGTCCGTCCCAGCTCGGCGAGCCGGCATGGATCTCCTCCGGGCCGACCCGGAGAACCGCCGATCGCATCCTGATGCCGTAACGCTCGAGGAGCTGGGCGCAGACCGCCCCCGCAGCGACCCGGGCCGCGGTCTCGCGCGCCGACGCGCGCTCCAGAACGTTACGCATGTCGCCGTGCTGGTCGGTGGCAGCGCCCCCCGAGTAGTCGGCGTGGCCCGGTCGCGGGCGGGTCACGACCCGTTTCGCCGCCAACTCGGCTTCCACCTCCCAGGGATCCATCACGCCCGACCAGTTCTCCCAGTCCTGGTTCCGGACACCGAGGACCAGTGGGGACCCGAGGGTGCGGCCGTCGCGCAACCCTCCGGTGACCTCGACCGTGTCTTTCTCGATTCGCTGTCGCCCACCACGGCCGAAGCCGTGCTGACGACGCTTGAGCCAGCCGTCGATCTGATGCCGGTCAACCTCCATTCCCGCAGGAAGCCCCTCGAGAATCGCGGTCAACCCCGGTCCGTGCGACTCACCGCCGGTCAGCAAACGCAGCTTTCGCATGCATCATTTATACGCGGACCGGACGCGCAATCCTAGCCCGTGCCCCGGGGGGTCGGGTGGGAAATCCGAAATTCGAATTTCGAAATCCGAAATGACGTGACCACATGCTGGCCTCGGCAACCCTGTGGGAACGTCATCCCGAGTGAGGGAGCGGAGCGACCGAACCGAGGGATCTATGACCGAGCGGTCGGGCGGATCGAGTATCCAGCATCCAGTATCGAGTATCGGTCATGTGATCGATGCTAAGATCGCCGCCGAGTCATGAATAGAGTCAACATTCTCCTTGCGCTTGCACTCGGGGTGTCGGTGGCGCTGGCAGCGCCTTCGTTCGTAACCGCGGGTGAGGACACCGCGGAGCTGACGATTCTCCACACGTCGGATTTACACGGCTCGGTGATGCCCTTCAACGACTTTGCCGGCCGGCCGTCGGATCGGGGTTCTCTCGCCCAAGTTGCTACGTTGGTAAAGCAGATCCGTCAGAGTGCCGGCAACCCTGTGATGGTCCTCGATTCGGGCGACACGATCCAGGGCACGCCTTTCGAGCAGTTCACGAGTGTCCGATGGGGCGAGCCGAGTCCGACCATTTCAGCCATGAACCGCATCGGCTATCAGGCGATGGCGATCGGCAACCACGAGTTCAACTTCGGTCTCGAGGTCCTCGAAAGGGCGAGGAAACAGGCCGGGTTTCCATTCCTGTCGGCCAACATCCTGCACGAGGGCACCGAGGATCCTGCCTTCCAGCCCTACGCGGTCTTCGAGCAGGGCCCGATTCGGGTCGGCGTCCTCGGACTGACCACCCCGAACGTGCCGGGGTGGGAGAAGGAGGAAAATTACCGTGGACTCGCATTCGAGCCGCCGGATAAGGCGGCGAGCCGATGGGTGCCGGTGCTGCGTGAGAAAGAGAAATGCGACCTTGTCGTGGTTCTCGCCCACACCGGATTCGAGGTGAATCCAGAGTCCGGCGAGCCCACCGGCACCGACCACGAGAACTTCGTCTGGCGGCTGACCGGTGTGCCGGGCATCGACGTCCTGCTCACCGGACATACCCACGAGGACATCCCGCCCCGCCTCGTCCGCGGCGTCTACGTCGCGCAACCCCTGGCCCGGGCGAGAGTGCTGACCCGAGTCGACCTCGGCTTCGAACGGCACAACGGCGCCTGGATCATCGCCCGACGGCGGGGCCAGAACCTTCCGGTCAAGGGCGTGCCGGCCGACGCCGAAGTCGCCAACGCCTTCGCGGCGGCGAACCGGAGGGTTCAGGCGGCCCTCGATGGGCCGGTTGGAGAGGTCACCGCCGACGTGCGCGTCGACCGCTGCCGGCTCGAGGACTGCGCGGCGGTAGACCTCGTGCACCAGGTGCAGATGGATGCCTCGGGAGCAAAACTCTCACTGGCCGCGCTGCTCAACTCGCACGCTCCGGTGCTCCGCAAGGGCCCGGTCAACTGGCGGTGGATCCACGCGTTCTACGTCTACCCGAACACCCTGGTAGCGGTGCGCCTGACCGGTACGCAGGTTCGTGACGTGCTCGAGCACGCTGCGCGGTACTACGACGGTCTGGACTGCACGCCGCACGGCGGATGCACGGTGATTGGCGACGATGCGATCCCGCATTACAACGTCGACAACGTTGCCGGGGTGGACTATAGGATCGATCCCACCGCCCCCGAGGGATCACGCATCAAGGACCTCCGCTACAACGGCATGCCGCTCGATCCCGAGGCGGAGTTCGTCGTCGCCTGCAATTCCTACAGGGCGGCCGGCGGAGGCCTTTTCCCGCACCTCGAGACAGCCGAGGTCGTATGGCGCTCTTCGCAGGAGATGCCGGACCTGATCGGTGACTACCTGAACAGGCACCGGCCATGGACGCCGGCGGTGGACGGCAACTGGCGCATCGGCCGCGACATCGTCGCGGAGGAGTGAAGAGTTGAGAGTTGAGAGTTTTGAGTGTTGAGTTTTGAGTTTTCGGTCATTCTCCCCCCTCAAGAAAAGGTCCAGGAAGGGCGCGGCGAGTAGACGCCGCTCCGGTCGTTAGTGTGTCGCGAACTCCGAGGACAGGTAGGATGGACCCATGCAGCGGCTGGAAGTCGAAAGTGAACGTGGTGCTTACAGCGTCATCGCCGATGCCGGCGCCACATCACGGCTCGGCGAACTCGTCGAACGGGAGGGCGTCGGCCGACCGCGCTCGGTGATCAGCAACACGACGGTCGGCCCGCTCTGGGGCCGGCCGGCCGCGAAATCGCTCGAGGTGCCCCTCATCGAGCTGGCCGACGGTGAGGAGCACAAAAGGTGGCGGTGCGTGGAGGAGCTCCTCGGCCGTTGGCTCGACAGCGGGCTCCACCGGCGGGATGTGGTGGCGGCCGTCGGGGGCGGTGTACTCACCGACACCGTCGGCTTCGCCGCCGCAGTCTACCTCCGCGGGATCGACTGGATCGCCGCACCGACGACCCTGCTGGCGATGGTCGACGCCTCGGTCGGCGGCAAGACCGGGGTCAACCTCGAGCAGGGCAAAAACCTGGTCGGCGCCTTCTGGCCGCCACGACTGGTGGTGATCGACGTCGAGACGCTGTCGACCCTGCCCCCCCGCGAGCTGAGGGCCGGCATGGCCGAGATCGTCAAGACGGCCTGGATCGGAGATCGCGACCTCTTGCGCCTCATGACCGGGGACGTCGAGGCCCTGACGCACAAACAATGGCAGGATCTCGTGATGCGCTGCGTTGCGGTCAAGGCGCGGGTGGTGAGCGAGGACGAGCGCGAGGCCGGCGCTCGAGCCGCCCTCAATCTCGGTCACACCCTCGGCCACGCCCTCGAAGCGGCGACCGCATACCACCACTTCCTGCACGGCGAGGCGGTGGCCTGGGGACTGCTGGCGGCAGCGAAGCTCGGGCGTCGACGGGGACTACTGTCGGAGGCGGGGGAGAGCGCTCTCGGCAAGGCCGTTGCAGACCTCGGTCCACTGCCGTCCCTCGCCGAGATCTCCCCGGAGGCGGTGAGCTCGTACATCGGGCGCGACAAGAAGAAGAATGCCCAGGGAATCGGCTGGGTTCTGCCCACTGACACAGGGGTTGCAATCGATCAAAACATCGCCATGGACGAGGCCCTCGAGGTCTTTCGGGAGCTCAGGAACGGCCCATTTCAGAGAGACTGAGATCGGGTCTATGATGCTCCTGAAAAAGTTTGCCGCGGTGTGACAAAAACCTGCTATAAAACCTCCTGTGACATCGTCAGTCGGTGATATCATGCCGACCATCGAGACGGCGAAAAAACGGGAGGTCAAAATGACGAGGAAGTTGATTTTTCTGACAATCTGCACCCTCCTATGGGCGGGGCTCGCCCAGGCACAGGGTGTGACAACCGGTTCGCTGAGCGGCGTGGTGGTGGACCCGAACGGTGATCCGCTTCCGGGCGTCGCCGTGGTGGCGACGCTGCCGTCGACCGGCAACCGCTACGCCTCGGTGGCCGACGCCATGGGTCGGTTCCGGATCGTCAACGCCAAGGTCGGAGGCCCCTACGAGGTGGTGGCAAGCCTCTCGGGCTTCCAGAACATCACGGTTCCCGATGTCTACATCCGCCTCGGCGAGGTGACCTACCTCGAGATCGCGCTCCAGATCGAGGCCGCGACCGGCGAGATCGAGGTCATCGGCGAGTCGAGCCCGCTGATTGCACCGACCAAGATGGGCGTCGCGAGCTCGGTGTCGCAGGGCTCTCTCGAGGCACTGCCCACTCTCGAACGCAGCGTCTACGACTTCGCGCGCACCAACCCGGTGTTCGCGACCTACAGTGAGAGTGACGGCGAGCCGACTGTGCTTTCGGTGGCCGGTCGCAACCCGCGCTACAACAACATCTCGATCGACGGGGCGGTCAACAACGACGTCTTCGGCCTCGCCGACAGCGGCACCCCCGGCGGCCAGAGCGGCACCCAGCCGATCGAGCTCGATGCGGTGCAGGAGCTGCAGCTCGTGACCTCGAGCTTCGACGTCCGCCAGGGCGGCTTCACCGGCGGCAGCGTCAACATCATCACCAAGTCGGGCACCAACAACTTCCACGGCGGCGTCTACGGCTACACCTCGAGCGACAGCTGGGTCGGTAGCGGGCCCGACGACTTCCCCGAGCTGGGCACCTACGACGACACCGAGTACGGCTTCTCCCTCGGCGGCCCGCTCGCCAGGGACAAGCTCTTCTTCTTCGTCAACTACGGCCACAAAGACTACGACCAGCCGACCGGCTACTCGCTCGACGGCAGTACCGGCGCCTGCTTTGCAAACTGCGGATTCGTCGACGAGGCGCAAGCGGTCCGCCAGTGGACGATGGACACCTACGGCTACGATCCGGGCGGACTCGGCGAGCTGACTCGCCCGCAACCCAGCGACAAGGTCTTCGTGCGCTTCGACTGGAACTTCAACCCGAGCAACAATCTCCTGCTGCGCTACAACTACGTCGACGCGGCCAAGCTGATCAACCGGCCGAGCACCTCGTACTACGAGTGGCCCAGCGAGGCCTACGACTTCAAGAGCGAAACGGACTCCTTCGTCGGCCAGTGGAACGCGGTCTTCAGCGACAATGCCTTCAACGAGCTGCGCGTCACCTACCAGACGGTTCGCGACCGGCGCAAATACGTCGGCGAACCATTCCCGCACGTCTACATCGACGATGTCACTGGCGCCGGTGATCGCTGGGAGTTCGGCAGCGAGAACTACTCGACCTTCAACGAGCTGGACACCGACATCACCGAGATCACCGATGACTTCACCTTCTTCGCCGGCGACCACGAGATCATCCTCGGCACCCACAACGAGATCTACTCCTTCAGGAACCTCTTCATCCAGAACGGTTTCGGTGGCTACAGCTTCGACGACCTCGACGCCTGGTACGCGGGCACCGCCTACCGCTACGACTACACCTACGCCAACGATCCGAACAACCCGGCCGATACCTTCGACACCTACCAGCTCGGCTTCTACGCCGGCGACACCTGGCGGGTGCGCCCGAACTTCACCCTGGTCGGCGGTCTCCGGGTCGACATTCCCTTCTTCCCCGACACGCCGCTCTTCAACCAGGGCGTCTACGACGACTTCGGCGTGCGCACCGACAGCATCCCGGACGGCAACATGCTGTGGTCGCCGCGCATCGGCTTCAACTGGGACATCAGCGACGACGGCACCAAGCAGCTGCGCGGCGGTGTCGGCCTCTTCACCGGCCGCACCCCCTACGTCTGGGTATCCAACAACTACGGCCGCACCGGTACGCGCCAGACCACTATTCAGGTCTATGACGACATCACGTTCAACCCCGATCCAGACGACCAGCCGACCGACATCGGCGGCGCCTCGACCCAGGACATCAACGCCATCGACCCGGACTTCAACTTCCCGCAGACCTGGCGCGCCAACCTCGCCTACGACCAGCGCCTGCCGTGGTGGGACATGATCGCGACCGCCGAGGTGCTCTACGGCTGGAGCGCGAACGAGATCGATTACAAGAACCTCAATATCGAGCAGACCGGAGAGCGCCTGCCGTTCGACAACCGCATCCTCTACGACAGGGTGAGCAGCGACTACGTGGGACTCTTCTACCTCACCAACACCTCGAAGGGCGATGCCACCAACGTTATCCTCAAGCTCGAGAAGCCCTACGGCGCGCAGCCATTTTGGGGCACGGTCTCCTACACGTGGGGCGAGGCCAACGTGGTCAACGAGGGCACCTCGAGCCGCGCGATCTCCAACTGGCAGTACCAGGAGGCGCCCGATCCCAACAACGTCGAACTCTCGACCTCCGACTACCAGATCGAGCACCGCATGATGGTCAACCTCAACTACGAGTTCAACCGCCAGTCCAGGTGGTCGACGGTGGTATCGGTGTTCTGGAACCGCCAGAGCGGCCGACCCTATTCGACCATTTTGGCCGATGCCTACCCGTACACCACGATCAACGGCGACCGCTTCGACGACAACGACCTGATCTACGTGCCGACCGGCCCCGACGACGTGGTCCTCAATTGGGGCACCTGGGAGCAGTTCGAGGATTATCTCGAGACGGCCAACCTCACACAGTACGCCGGCCAGATCGCGCCGCGCAACTGCTCCTTCGCGCCCTGGATCACCCAGACCGACCTTTCGATTCGGCAGAACATCCCGATCCCGGGAAAGTCGTCGCTGCAGGTCTCCTTCGACATGTTCAACTTCTGGAACCTGATCGACGACGAGTCGGGGCACGTGCAGTATGTTCCGTACGGCACCGTCACCGCGGCCCGTTACTCGGGTATGACCGACGACGGCAAGCCCATTTACGACCTCTACAGTGCGGTCACGGACCCAGAGAGTGGTCTTTTCCAGATCGACCAGCTCCGATCACGCTGGCGCATGCGCCTCGGCCTGCGGTGGAGCTTCTGATCTGACGCACATATTCTTCTGACTCCCGGCCCGGGCGAAAGCCCGGGCCTTTTTTGTCCCGCCAGCCCACTCGATTCTGGATACTCGATGCTGGATGCTGGATGCTCGATGCTGGTCATTGGATGCCTGTCATCGGATGTTGGATTTTGGATGTTGGATTTGCTCGCCCCGCCCAGTTGATTCGGCTCCACGGCTCGACGGCAGAACGGCTCGACGGCTGGACGGTTCGACGGCAAGACGGGCCGCCGGCCGCACAATCGAACCGATCGTGGGCGCGGTGAGCCGTCCTTCCGTGATCGGGTGGGCGGGGGAAGCCGTATGGCCGTTTGGCCGTTTGGCCGTATAGCCGTCTACCCGGGCAGCGGTGCATGACGCAAGTCACCCGTTCTCCGTAGAAATTCGTGACCGGGGAATCGAAGAGTCCACGGTCACGAATTTCTGAGGTAGGATTGCAGACCCATGAGCAGCACCAAACCCGGAAACGTGGTCAGTGGCCCCGGCACCGTCGCCGATCGGCTGCCGCACGACCCCGAGGCCGAACGGGCGGTCCTCGGCGCGGTGCTGCTCGACCCCGGGGCAATGCTCCACATCATCGAGAAGCTCGGCGTCGAACACTTTTATCTCGAGAGCCATCGCATCGTCTACCAGGCATGCCTCGAGCTGCACGAAAAGGGTGAAGCGGCCGACCTCCTCACCGTGCGCAACCACCTCACCGAGCAGGGCCGGCTCGAGCAGGTCGGCGGCGTCTCGTACCTCTCGTCGCTGGTCGATGCCCTGCCGGACGTGGCCAACGTCATCCACTACGCCGAGATCGTCCACGACAAGGCGGTCAAGCGGCAGCTGATGGCGGCCGCCCAGCGCATCATCTCGACCTGCTCCCTCGATCACGGCGAGGCCCGCGAAGCCGTCGAGTCAGCCCAGAAAGACGTCTATCGGATCGCAGAGGACACCCTCTCCGGCGGTCTGATGCCGATCCGCGGCCTCACCGACTCGGAGCTGGCCAATATCGAGGCCGCGCGCGAGACGCGCTCGACCCTCACCGGCCTCGACACCGGGTATGTCCGGATCAACGAGCTCACCTCCGGGCTGCAACGCAAGGACCTGGTGATTCTCGCCGCACGGCCGTCGATGGGGAAGACCTCGCTGGGCGTCAACATCTGCGCGCACGCGGCACTGCGCGGAGGAAAGAAAGTTGCCATCTTCTCGCTCGAGATGGCGGCCGAGCAGCTGGTTCGAAGACTCCTCTCCTCCGAGGCGCGCGTCGATCAGAAGCGCATCTCCGGTGGCTATCTCGCGAAGTCGGACTGGCCCAAGCTCGAGCTGGCCGCGCAGTCGCTGCGCGATGTCAATCTGTGGATCGACGATACGCCCGGCATTACCGCCCTCGAGCTCTCGGCCAAGGCGCGGCGCCTCAAGCAGGAGCGGGGGCTCGATTTGGTGATGGTGGATTACCTGCAGCTGATGTCGGGTGGCGCCCGTTTCAACAGCCGCACCGAGGAGGTGTCGGCGATCTCGCGCAACCTCAAGGCGGTCGCCAAGGAGCTCGACGTACCGATGTTGGTGCTGTCCCAGCTCTCACGCCAGCCCGAGCGTCGCGGCGGCGACCACCGGCCGCAGCTCTCGGACCTGCGTGAGTCAGGTTCCATCGAGCAGGACGCGGACGTCGTGATGTTCATCGTCCGGCAGTCGGTCTACGACCGCGAGGTGGAGGACCCTCGCCGTGCCGAGCTCATCATCGCCAAGCAGCGGAATGGCCCGATCGGTGAGGTCGACCTGATATTCCAGCACGAGTTCACGCGCTTCGAGAACGCCGACTTCAGCCGCGAGGACGGTGACGCCCCGTGGTAGATGCGGCCGCCCGCCCGGCGGGCATCGTCGGCTGGCTCGACCACCTCGGCCGCTTCATCCTCGGCGCGCTCGACGAGCTCGGGCGCTTCTTCTACATCATGGCGTCGAGCGTGATGTGGACCTTCCGCCGGCCGTTCGACGGCACCGAGCTGATGCGACAGATGGTACGGGTCGGGTGGGACTCCGTCCCGGTGGTGTTCCTGACCTGTCTCTTCACCGGCATGGTGCTCGCGCTGCAGACCTTTCGCGGTTTCGAGCGGTTCCACGCCGAAGGCTTCGTCGGTTCGGTGGTCGCGCTGTCGCTGACCCGTGAGCTGGCCCCGGTGCTCACCGGGCTGATGGTCGCCGGCAGGGTCGGATCGGCGATGGCCGCAGAGCTCGGCACGATGCGTGTCACCGAGCAGATCGACGCCCTCTACGCGATGGCCACCGAACCCATCCACTATCTGGTGGTTCCCAGGGTCAACGCTTCGATCCTGATGCTACCGGTTCTGACGATCGTCGGCGACGCCGTCGGCATTATCGGCGGCTGGTTGGTTTCGGTCGGTCTCTTCGGAGCCAACAGTTATCTCTACATGGAGCGGACCTTCCAGTTCCTGGAGGTCAACGACGTCACCTCAGGCCTCATCAAGGCCGCGTTCTTCGGTCTCATTCTTTCAGTCACCGGTTGTGCCAAGGGCTTTTACACGTCGGGTGGCGCCGAGGGCGTCGGCAGATCCACGACCTCGGCCGTGGTGACCGCCAGCCTCTACATCCTTCTCTCGGATTTCTTCCTGACCAAGGTCCTCTTCTGATGACGCCTCCTGCAACCTCACCCGCCAGCATCCCGGCCGAGCCGATGATCAGTGTCATCGGCCTCTACAAGTCCTTCGGCGACAAGCAGGTCCTCAGGGGCATCGACCTGGAGGTCATGCGGGGCGAGTCGATGGTGCTGGTCGGAGGCTCGGGCGCCGGAAAATCGGTTTTCATCAAGCATCTTATCGGCCTGCTGCAACCCGACGAGGGTCACGTGGTGGTGGACGGGATCGATCTGACCGTCGCCCCACCGGAGGTCGTGCTCGAACTGCGAAAGCGATTCGGCATGAGCTTTCAGGAGGGGGCGCTGTTCGATTCGATGACGGTCGGCGACAACATCGCCTTCCCGATCCGCCGCCACACGAAGAAGACCGAGGAGGAGGTCGCGGCCCGAATCCGCGAGTGCCTCCACCTGGTTCGGTTGCCGGGGATCGAGAACAAGATGCCCGCGGAGCTTTCCGGCGGCATGCGACGGCGCGTGGGATTCGCGCGCGCCATCGCCCTGGAGCCCGAGATCTTGCTTTTCGACGAGCCGACCACCGGCCTCGACCCCATCAACACTGCAGCCATCGGGCGGGTCATCAATCAGCTTCGCGACGAGCTCGATGTGACAGTTGTGACCATCACCCATGATATGAGCCTCGCCTACCGCATCGCCGATCGCATTGCCATGATGCGGCGCGGGCGCATTCTCGTTGTCGACACCCCGGAAAAGTTCGCCGAATCCAGAGAGAGCTTCGTTCGCGGTTTTCTCGAAGGTGAGCTGCCGGAGGTACTGGAGGAAAAAACATGACACCAGCCGCACGCATCGGCCTCTTCATGCTGG is a genomic window of Acidobacteriota bacterium containing:
- a CDS encoding SDR family NAD(P)-dependent oxidoreductase, with the protein product MNWEGTPIAVVTGASSGIGAATARALAGEGWRVVLVARRADRLEELAAFIGGAGGLARAEALDAGDGAAVMAMGARVLEEWGVPS
- the aroC gene encoding chorismate synthase, which produces MRKLRLLTGGESHGPGLTAILEGLPAGMEVDRHQIDGWLKRRQHGFGRGGRQRIEKDTVEVTGGLRDGRTLGSPLVLGVRNQDWENWSGVMDPWEVEAELAAKRVVTRPRPGHADYSGGAATDQHGDMRNVLERASARETAARVAAGAVCAQLLERYGIRMRSAVLRVGPEEIHAGSPSWDGLDSVDLESPLVTPRPDDEQRLVEAVRAAREKGETMGGVVGAVVRGLPPGLGSYVHWDRKLDGRIVQALVAIPSVKAATIGDGIEVASVLGSEAHDPYQRVKGRLLRTSNRAGGLEGGVTNGADLVVRAFFKPISTLRRGLPSVDLATGEAGETAWERSDVTAIGAAPVIVEAMLALVLADALLEKLGGDAIADTDAAWRALTARLAPWWVPANG
- a CDS encoding bifunctional metallophosphatase/5'-nucleotidase, with the protein product MNRVNILLALALGVSVALAAPSFVTAGEDTAELTILHTSDLHGSVMPFNDFAGRPSDRGSLAQVATLVKQIRQSAGNPVMVLDSGDTIQGTPFEQFTSVRWGEPSPTISAMNRIGYQAMAIGNHEFNFGLEVLERARKQAGFPFLSANILHEGTEDPAFQPYAVFEQGPIRVGVLGLTTPNVPGWEKEENYRGLAFEPPDKAASRWVPVLREKEKCDLVVVLAHTGFEVNPESGEPTGTDHENFVWRLTGVPGIDVLLTGHTHEDIPPRLVRGVYVAQPLARARVLTRVDLGFERHNGAWIIARRRGQNLPVKGVPADAEVANAFAAANRRVQAALDGPVGEVTADVRVDRCRLEDCAAVDLVHQVQMDASGAKLSLAALLNSHAPVLRKGPVNWRWIHAFYVYPNTLVAVRLTGTQVRDVLEHAARYYDGLDCTPHGGCTVIGDDAIPHYNVDNVAGVDYRIDPTAPEGSRIKDLRYNGMPLDPEAEFVVACNSYRAAGGGLFPHLETAEVVWRSSQEMPDLIGDYLNRHRPWTPAVDGNWRIGRDIVAEE
- the aroB gene encoding 3-dehydroquinate synthase, giving the protein MQRLEVESERGAYSVIADAGATSRLGELVEREGVGRPRSVISNTTVGPLWGRPAAKSLEVPLIELADGEEHKRWRCVEELLGRWLDSGLHRRDVVAAVGGGVLTDTVGFAAAVYLRGIDWIAAPTTLLAMVDASVGGKTGVNLEQGKNLVGAFWPPRLVVIDVETLSTLPPRELRAGMAEIVKTAWIGDRDLLRLMTGDVEALTHKQWQDLVMRCVAVKARVVSEDEREAGARAALNLGHTLGHALEAATAYHHFLHGEAVAWGLLAAAKLGRRRGLLSEAGESALGKAVADLGPLPSLAEISPEAVSSYIGRDKKKNAQGIGWVLPTDTGVAIDQNIAMDEALEVFRELRNGPFQRD
- a CDS encoding TonB-dependent receptor codes for the protein MTRKLIFLTICTLLWAGLAQAQGVTTGSLSGVVVDPNGDPLPGVAVVATLPSTGNRYASVADAMGRFRIVNAKVGGPYEVVASLSGFQNITVPDVYIRLGEVTYLEIALQIEAATGEIEVIGESSPLIAPTKMGVASSVSQGSLEALPTLERSVYDFARTNPVFATYSESDGEPTVLSVAGRNPRYNNISIDGAVNNDVFGLADSGTPGGQSGTQPIELDAVQELQLVTSSFDVRQGGFTGGSVNIITKSGTNNFHGGVYGYTSSDSWVGSGPDDFPELGTYDDTEYGFSLGGPLARDKLFFFVNYGHKDYDQPTGYSLDGSTGACFANCGFVDEAQAVRQWTMDTYGYDPGGLGELTRPQPSDKVFVRFDWNFNPSNNLLLRYNYVDAAKLINRPSTSYYEWPSEAYDFKSETDSFVGQWNAVFSDNAFNELRVTYQTVRDRRKYVGEPFPHVYIDDVTGAGDRWEFGSENYSTFNELDTDITEITDDFTFFAGDHEIILGTHNEIYSFRNLFIQNGFGGYSFDDLDAWYAGTAYRYDYTYANDPNNPADTFDTYQLGFYAGDTWRVRPNFTLVGGLRVDIPFFPDTPLFNQGVYDDFGVRTDSIPDGNMLWSPRIGFNWDISDDGTKQLRGGVGLFTGRTPYVWVSNNYGRTGTRQTTIQVYDDITFNPDPDDQPTDIGGASTQDINAIDPDFNFPQTWRANLAYDQRLPWWDMIATAEVLYGWSANEIDYKNLNIEQTGERLPFDNRILYDRVSSDYVGLFYLTNTSKGDATNVILKLEKPYGAQPFWGTVSYTWGEANVVNEGTSSRAISNWQYQEAPDPNNVELSTSDYQIEHRMMVNLNYEFNRQSRWSTVVSVFWNRQSGRPYSTILADAYPYTTINGDRFDDNDLIYVPTGPDDVVLNWGTWEQFEDYLETANLTQYAGQIAPRNCSFAPWITQTDLSIRQNIPIPGKSSLQVSFDMFNFWNLIDDESGHVQYVPYGTVTAARYSGMTDDGKPIYDLYSAVTDPESGLFQIDQLRSRWRMRLGLRWSF
- the dnaB gene encoding replicative DNA helicase — its product is MSSTKPGNVVSGPGTVADRLPHDPEAERAVLGAVLLDPGAMLHIIEKLGVEHFYLESHRIVYQACLELHEKGEAADLLTVRNHLTEQGRLEQVGGVSYLSSLVDALPDVANVIHYAEIVHDKAVKRQLMAAAQRIISTCSLDHGEAREAVESAQKDVYRIAEDTLSGGLMPIRGLTDSELANIEAARETRSTLTGLDTGYVRINELTSGLQRKDLVILAARPSMGKTSLGVNICAHAALRGGKKVAIFSLEMAAEQLVRRLLSSEARVDQKRISGGYLAKSDWPKLELAAQSLRDVNLWIDDTPGITALELSAKARRLKQERGLDLVMVDYLQLMSGGARFNSRTEEVSAISRNLKAVAKELDVPMLVLSQLSRQPERRGGDHRPQLSDLRESGSIEQDADVVMFIVRQSVYDREVEDPRRAELIIAKQRNGPIGEVDLIFQHEFTRFENADFSREDGDAPW
- a CDS encoding ABC transporter permease is translated as MVDAAARPAGIVGWLDHLGRFILGALDELGRFFYIMASSVMWTFRRPFDGTELMRQMVRVGWDSVPVVFLTCLFTGMVLALQTFRGFERFHAEGFVGSVVALSLTRELAPVLTGLMVAGRVGSAMAAELGTMRVTEQIDALYAMATEPIHYLVVPRVNASILMLPVLTIVGDAVGIIGGWLVSVGLFGANSYLYMERTFQFLEVNDVTSGLIKAAFFGLILSVTGCAKGFYTSGGAEGVGRSTTSAVVTASLYILLSDFFLTKVLF
- a CDS encoding ABC transporter ATP-binding protein; translated protein: MTPPATSPASIPAEPMISVIGLYKSFGDKQVLRGIDLEVMRGESMVLVGGSGAGKSVFIKHLIGLLQPDEGHVVVDGIDLTVAPPEVVLELRKRFGMSFQEGALFDSMTVGDNIAFPIRRHTKKTEEEVAARIRECLHLVRLPGIENKMPAELSGGMRRRVGFARAIALEPEILLFDEPTTGLDPINTAAIGRVINQLRDELDVTVVTITHDMSLAYRIADRIAMMRRGRILVVDTPEKFAESRESFVRGFLEGELPEVLEEKT